A genomic stretch from Arachis stenosperma cultivar V10309 chromosome 3, arast.V10309.gnm1.PFL2, whole genome shotgun sequence includes:
- the LOC130965659 gene encoding uncharacterized protein LOC130965659: MVDLNMPPEGSQEGSNVEILNVDLMDDGVESHDDSTIRDLMMEQYEVNPNDGDDADEEPHEIPDDGEEEEEMNYYGDTQIALTQPAISQPYDRLDHFTRLNLDAMTLDWSFTQRGLEEDPSNEFEVGQQFRNKEEVMLAVKQYSIRRAVEFKIVKSDHWRYNARCIQFGFGCNWSILISHRRKQERWEVRRYTGPHTCMQTSMGQDHRRLDSKVIAQHILTMIKADPTISIRVLQEGVENHFDYKVSYIKVWLAKQRVIARTYGNWEESYNELSRWLFAMQMYLPGTWVQLVTQSWPAFTDTVMFHRVFWTFPLCVDAFKHCKPLISIDGTHLYGKYGGTLLMAIAQDGNANILPIAFAFVEGKTKEAWSFFLSYLREHVTPQPGLHIAANFMTHFRNKDLKKVLINAVYLKSHREFAHYYGRLRGKNVAIINWLKEMPRSQWAQHADEGR; this comes from the exons ATGGTGGATCTGAATATGCCACCTGAGGGTAGTCAGGAGGGGTCTAATGTTGAAATTCTTAATGTTGACTTAATGGATGACGGTGTTGAAAGTCATGACGATTCTACTATCAGAGATTTGATGATGGAGCAGTATGAAGTCAACCCCAATGATGGAGACGATGCTGATGAAGAACCACACGAAATCCCTGATGAtggtgaagaggaagaggagatgAACTACTATGGTGACACACAGATTGCTCTCACACAGCCTGCCATTTCTCAACCATATGACCGGCTGGATCATTTCACTAGGTTGAATCTCGATGCAATGACTTTGGATTGGTCGTTTACCCAAAGAGGCCTTGAAGAAGACCCAAGCAACGAGTTTGAGGTTGGACAACAATTTAGGAACAAGGAAGAAGTCATGTTGGCAGTTAAGCAGTACAGCATCAGGAGGGCTGTGGAGTTCAAAATAGTAAAGAGTGACCATTGGAGGTACAATGCAAGATGTATCCAGTTCGGATTCGGTTGTAATTGGAGCATACTTATATCACATCGCCGAAAGCAAGAAAGATGGGAGGTTAGGAGATACACTGGTCCTCATACTTGCATGCAAACTTCGATGGGGCAAGATCATCGTAGGTTGGATTCGAAAGTGATTGCACAACACATTCTCACGATGATCAAGGCCGATCCAACAATCAGCATCAGGGTTCTACAAGAAGGTGTGGAGAATCACTTTGATTACAAGGTGTCGTACATAAAGGTTTGGCTTGCAAAACAGAGAGTCATCGCTAGAACATATGGCAATTGGGAAGAGTCATACAACGAGCTTTCTCGTTGGTTATTCGCTATGCAGATGTACTTGCCAG GTACTTGGGTGCAACTAGTGACACAGTCGTGGCCTGCCTTCACCGACACTGTAATGTTTCATCGGGTCTTTTGGACGTTTCCACTGTGTGTTGATGCCTTCAAGCATTGCAAGCCACTTATCTCTATTGATGGCACCCACCTATATGGTAAATACGGTGGAACTTTGCTGATGGCCATAGCGCAAGATGGCAATGCAAACATTCTGCCCATTGCATTCGCATTTGTTGAGGGTAAGACAAAGGAGGCGTGGTCGTTCTTTCTTTCGTACTTACGGGAGCATGTTACACCACAACCAGGgct ACACATTGCAGCCAACTTCATGACCCACTTTAGGAACAAAGACTTGAAGAAGGTTCTTATTAATGCAGTGTACTTGAAGTCGCATCGTGAGTTTGCTCATTACTATGGCCGTCTGAGGGGCAAAAATGTAGCTATTATAAACTGGCTTAAAGAAATGCCACGGTCACAGTGGGCACAGCATGCTGATGAGGGACGTTGA